From a single Phalacrocorax carbo chromosome 10, bPhaCar2.1, whole genome shotgun sequence genomic region:
- the SREBF1 gene encoding sterol regulatory element-binding protein 1 isoform X2, giving the protein MSGLAFDDAALEGLAPSLGLSGAGDIDTALLSDIEDVLQLINTPDNDFSGLFDSPFSAPDSAMPLGLPPTPGTLSTYMGPSEPPSATPTGSVYPGPPGMAAFSPQPPAPLLPAPTPGVKEEPVAMTSSQPQPGVMLAPSFVPTSPGQFSPQPLVGYQNQHSFSAVQPGGAEQALPSPLPVPQPSQPVALPGPVQNVAPQQLLAPATPTTQPVSPQIQPVPVLLQPHFIKADSLLLTAVKTDASSAKTSSIASLATSTSGSATPLQVPALVSGGTILATVPLVVDADKLPINRLAPCGKPALVQSRGEKRTAHNAIEKRYRSSINDKIVELKDLVVGTEAKLNKSAILRKAIEYIRFLQQNNQKLKQENLALKMAMQKNQSLKDLVASCSRGAKAEAPMEVVKAEVMEMLTPPPSDVGSPSHSSPLSLSGGSSNSSSDSEPDSPLCNHGKVKQEHPPPSPSSQGMLDRSRMALCTFVFLCLSFNPLASLLRGSGAPAPVGSPGTAGPGRNIMAESGTVEEPWGWSQWLWPTLAFWALNAALVLGAVVRLFVCGEPVTRPHSEPSILFWRHRRQADLDLDRGDFAQGAQHLRTALGALGRPLPASHGDLACSLLWSLLRHLLQRLWVGRWLAARAGGLRPDPPPPAHVRQSARDAAMAYHRLHQLHLAGKQAGGHLLAINLALSAVNLAECAGDAISVAALAEIYVAAALRVKASLHRCFHFLARPFLCSARRVALSHGGAVPPAMQWLCHPLGHRFFVDGDWAVKGVPRETIYSSAGNPVDPMAQVTQLFREHLLEKALCCVTMPEPGRPAAQGEGRFSDALEYLQLLNGCSDASGTPGPAPSISSSLAAVTGEAGICVFPPGHFVWRATRLVGTWLLCPSRPTGTDPVSKWWASIIGTVIHWLQGDEEGAERLYPLVETMPRALQSSEKPLPRTALHCFRAVRAMLSKQDGSQASLSHCEKASSFLRESLELGSPPKGTIDKAVQLLLCDLLLVTRTNLWQQQMSVSQQRSCLYQASALELRGFQQDLSSLRRLAQTLRPAMRRVFLHEATARLMARASPTRTHQLLDRSLRRRGVQGSKTAGEPESHPTPREHAEALLLACCYLPPSFLSGPGQRVGMLAEAARTLEKLGDKRTLHDCQQMIIKLGSGTTVTSG; this is encoded by the exons ATGAGCGGCCTCGCCTTCGACGACGCGGCCCTGGAGGGGTTGGCGCCGTCCCTCGGCCTCTCCGGGGCCGGCGACATCGACACGGCCCTGCTCAGCGACATCGAAG ACGTGCTCCAGCTGATCAACACACCGGACAATGACTTCTCGGGGCTGTTTGACTCACCGTTCAGTGCCCCCGACAGCGCCATGCCCCTGGgactcccccccaccccaggcaccCTCAGCACCTACATGGGGCCCAGCGAGCCTCCCTCTGCCACCCCCACCGGCAGCGTCTACCCTGGACCCCCTGGGATGGCAGCCttctccccgcagcccccagccccgctcctgccAGCGCCGACCCCGGGTGTCAAGGAGGAGCCGGTGGCCATGAccagcagccagccccagcctggcgTGATGCTGGCCCCCAGCTTCGTCCCCACATCCCCCGGccagttcagcccccagcccttGGTGGGCtaccagaaccagcacagcttctccg CTGTGCAGCCTGGGGGTGCGGAGCaggccctgcccagccccctgcccgtCCCACAGCCGAGCCAACCTGTGGCACTGCCTGGCCCCGTGCAGAACGTGGcaccccagcagctcctggccccCGCCACACCCACCACCCAGCCCGTCTCACCTCAGATCCAGCCGGTGCCG gtcctgctgcagccccattTCATCAAGGCTGACTCCCTGCTGCTGACGGCCGTCAAGACGGATGCCAGCAGCGCCAAGACGTCCAGCATCGCCTCCCTGGCCACCAGCACCAGTGGCTCTGCCACCCCGCTGCAGGTGCCA GCTCTGGTGAGCGGAGGGACCATCCTGGCCACGGTGCCGCTGGTGGTGGATGCCGACAAGCTGCCCATCAACCGGCTGGCACCCTGCGGGAAGCCGGCACTGGTGCAGAGCCGGGGGGAGAAGCGCACAGCGCACAATGCCATCGAGAAACGCTACCGCTCCTCCATCAACGACAAGATCGTGGAGCTCAAGGACCTGGTGGTGGGCACCGAGGCCAAG CTCAACAAGTCAGCGATCCTGAGGAAGGCAATCGAGTACATCCGCTTCCTGCAGCAGAACAACCAGAAGCTGAAGCAGGAGAACCTTGCCCTGAAGATGGCCATGCAGAAAAACC AGTCCCTGAAGGACCTGGTGGCCTCCTGCAGCAGGGGGGCGAAGGCGGAGGCCCCCATGGAGGTGGTGAAGGCAGAGGTGATGGAGATGCTGACGCCGCCGCCCTCGGACGTGGGCTCGCCGTCCCACAGCAGCCCGCTTTCGCTCAGCGggggcagcagcaacagcagcagcgaCTCGGAGCCCGACAGCCCCCTCTGCAACCACGGCAAG GTGAAGCAGGAGCACCCACCACCCTCgcccagcagccagggcatGCTGGACCGCTCCCGCATGGCCCTCTGCACCTTTgtcttcctctgcctctccttcaACCCCCTGGCATCCCTCCTCCGGGGCTCTGGTGCCCCGGCCCCTGTGGGGAGCCCGGGCACCGCCGGCCCCGGCAGGAACATCATGGCTGAGTCTGGCACCGTGG AGGAGCCGTGGGGGTGGTCACAGTGGCTGTGGCCCACGCTGGCCTTCTGGGCGCTGAACGCGGCGCtggtgctgggggcggtggtGCGGCTCTTTGTCTGTGGGGAGCCTGTCACCCGCCCCCACTCCGAGCCCTCCATCCTCTTCTGGCGGCACCGTCGGCAGGCCGACCTTGACCTCGACCGG ggggacTTCGCCCAGGGAGCCCAGCATCTTCGGAcggcactgggagcactgggacgGCCACTGCCCGCCTCCCACGGGGACCTGgcctgcagcctgctctggagCCTGCTGCGGCACCTGCTCCAGCGCCTCTGGGTGGGCCGCTGGCTGGCCGCCCGCGCCGGGGGGCTGCGTCCCGATCCTCCGCCACCGGCCCACGTCCGTCAGAGCGCCCGCGACGCCGCCATGGCCTACCACCGCCTGCACCAGCTCCACCTCGCCG GGAAGCAGGCTGGGGGGCACCTGCTGGCCATCAACCTGGCGCTGAGCGCCGTCAACCTGGCCGAGTGCGCCGGTGACGCCATCTCCGTGGCCGCCCTGGCCGAGATCTACGTGGCGGCTGCCCTGCGGGTCAAGGCCAGCCTGCACCGCTGCTTTCACTTCTTGGCT CGCCCCTTCCTCTGCAGTGCCCGGCGCGTAGCCCTGTCCCACGGTGGGGCCGTGCCCCCCGCCATGCAGTGGCTTTGCCACCCCTTGGGCCACCGCTTCTTCGTCGATGGGGACTGGGCTGTCAAGGGTGTCCCGAGGGAGACCATCTACAGCTCTGCCGGCAACCCAG TGGACCCGATGGCGCAGGTGACCCAGCTCTTCCGCGAGCACCTCCTGGAGAAGGCGCTGTGCTGCGTGACCATGCCCGagcccggccgccccgccgcccagGGAGAGGG GCGCTTCTCTGATGCTCTCGAGTACCTCCAGCTGCTCAACGGCTGCTCTGATGCCAGCGGCACGCCTGGACCCGCACCGTCCATCAGCTCCAGCTTGGCAGCCGTCACAGGTGAGGCCGGCATCTGTGTGTTCCCCCCGGGACACTTTGTGTGGAGGGCCACAAGACTGGTGGGCACCTGGCTCCTGTGTCCCTCCCGCCCCACAGGCACCGACCCCGTGTCCAAGTGGTGGGCGTCCATCATTGGCACAGTTATTcactggctgcagggagacGAGGAGGGGGCCGAGCGCCTCTACCCGCTGGTGGAGACCATGCCCCGGGCGCTGCAGAGCTCTGA GAAGCCCCTGCCCCGCACTGCCCTGCACTGCTTCAGGGCTGTCCGGGCTATGCTGAGCAAGCAGGACGGGAGCCAGGCCAGCCTGAGCCACTGCGAGAAGGCCAGCAGCTTCCTGCGGGAGAGCCTGGAGCTCGGCAGCCCCCCCAAAGGCACCATCGACAAG GCggtccagctcctgctgtgcgACCTGCTCCTCGTCACCCGCACCAACCTGTGGCAACAGCAGATGAGTGTCAGCCAGCAGCGCAGCTGCCTCTACCAGGCGTCCGCCCTCGAGCTCCGGGGCTTCCAGCAGGACCTCAGCAGCCTGCGGCGCCTGGCCCAGACCCTCCGCCCCGCCATGCGCCGG GTGTTCCTGCATGAAGCCACCGCCAGGCTCATGGCTCGGGCCAGCCCCACGCGCACCCACCAGCTGCTGGACCGCAGCCTGCGGAGGAGAGGGGTGCAGGGCAGCAAAACAG CCGGTGAGCCGGAGAGCCACCCCACGCCGCGGGAGCACGCCGAGGCCCTGCTGCTGGCTTGCTGCTACCTCCCACCCAGCTTCCTCTCGGGGCCGGGCCAGCGCGTGGGCATGCTGGCCGAGGCCGCCCGCACCTTGGAGAAGCTGGGAGACAAACGGACGCTGCACGACTGCCAGCAGATGATCATCAAGCTGGGCAGCGGCACCACCGTCACATCGGGctag
- the SREBF1 gene encoding sterol regulatory element-binding protein 1 isoform X4 → MSGLAFDDAALEGLAPSLGLSGAGDIDTALLSDIEDVLQLINTPDNDFSGLFDSPFSAPDSAMPLGLPPTPGTLSTYMGPSEPPSATPTGSVYPGPPGMAAFSPQPPAPLLPAPTPGVKEEPVAMTSSQPQPGVMLAPSFVPTSPGQFSPQPLVGYQNQHSFSAVQPGGAEQALPSPLPVPQPSQPVALPGPVQNVAPQQLLAPATPTTQPVSPQIQPVPVLLQPHFIKADSLLLTAVKTDASSAKTSSIASLATSTSGSATPLQVPALVSGGTILATVPLVVDADKLPINRLAPCGKPALVQSRGEKRTAHNAIEKRYRSSINDKIVELKDLVVGTEAKLNKSAILRKAIEYIRFLQQNNQKLKQENLALKMAMQKNQSLKDLVASCSRGAKAEAPMEVVKAEVMEMLTPPPSDVGSPSHSSPLSLSGGSSNSSSDSEPDSPLCNHGKVKQEHPPPSPSSQGMLDRSRMALCTFVFLCLSFNPLASLLRGSGAPAPVGSPGTAGPGRNIMAESGTVEEPWGWSQWLWPTLAFWALNAALVLGAVVRLFVCGEPVTRPHSEPSILFWRHRRQADLDLDRGDFAQGAQHLRTALGALGRPLPASHGDLACSLLWSLLRHLLQRLWVGRWLAARAGGLRPDPPPPAHVRQSARDAAMAYHRLHQLHLAGKQAGGHLLAINLALSAVNLAECAGDAISVAALAEIYVAAALRVKASLHRCFHFLARPFLCSARRVALSHGGAVPPAMQWLCHPLGHRFFVDGDWAVKGVPRETIYSSAGNPVDPMAQVTQLFREHLLEKALCCVTMPEPGRPAAQGEGRFSDALEYLQLLNGCSDASGTPGPAPSISSSLAAVTGTDPVSKWWASIIGTVIHWLQGDEEGAERLYPLVETMPRALQSSEKPLPRTALHCFRAVRAMLSKQDGSQASLSHCEKASSFLRESLELGSPPKGTIDKAVQLLLCDLLLVTRTNLWQQQMSVSQQRSCLYQASALELRGFQQDLSSLRRLAQTLRPAMRRVFLHEATARLMARASPTRTHQLLDRSLRRRGVQGSKTAGEPESHPTPREHAEALLLACCYLPPSFLSGPGQRVGMLAEAARTLEKLGDKRTLHDCQQMIIKLGSGTTVTSG, encoded by the exons ATGAGCGGCCTCGCCTTCGACGACGCGGCCCTGGAGGGGTTGGCGCCGTCCCTCGGCCTCTCCGGGGCCGGCGACATCGACACGGCCCTGCTCAGCGACATCGAAG ACGTGCTCCAGCTGATCAACACACCGGACAATGACTTCTCGGGGCTGTTTGACTCACCGTTCAGTGCCCCCGACAGCGCCATGCCCCTGGgactcccccccaccccaggcaccCTCAGCACCTACATGGGGCCCAGCGAGCCTCCCTCTGCCACCCCCACCGGCAGCGTCTACCCTGGACCCCCTGGGATGGCAGCCttctccccgcagcccccagccccgctcctgccAGCGCCGACCCCGGGTGTCAAGGAGGAGCCGGTGGCCATGAccagcagccagccccagcctggcgTGATGCTGGCCCCCAGCTTCGTCCCCACATCCCCCGGccagttcagcccccagcccttGGTGGGCtaccagaaccagcacagcttctccg CTGTGCAGCCTGGGGGTGCGGAGCaggccctgcccagccccctgcccgtCCCACAGCCGAGCCAACCTGTGGCACTGCCTGGCCCCGTGCAGAACGTGGcaccccagcagctcctggccccCGCCACACCCACCACCCAGCCCGTCTCACCTCAGATCCAGCCGGTGCCG gtcctgctgcagccccattTCATCAAGGCTGACTCCCTGCTGCTGACGGCCGTCAAGACGGATGCCAGCAGCGCCAAGACGTCCAGCATCGCCTCCCTGGCCACCAGCACCAGTGGCTCTGCCACCCCGCTGCAGGTGCCA GCTCTGGTGAGCGGAGGGACCATCCTGGCCACGGTGCCGCTGGTGGTGGATGCCGACAAGCTGCCCATCAACCGGCTGGCACCCTGCGGGAAGCCGGCACTGGTGCAGAGCCGGGGGGAGAAGCGCACAGCGCACAATGCCATCGAGAAACGCTACCGCTCCTCCATCAACGACAAGATCGTGGAGCTCAAGGACCTGGTGGTGGGCACCGAGGCCAAG CTCAACAAGTCAGCGATCCTGAGGAAGGCAATCGAGTACATCCGCTTCCTGCAGCAGAACAACCAGAAGCTGAAGCAGGAGAACCTTGCCCTGAAGATGGCCATGCAGAAAAACC AGTCCCTGAAGGACCTGGTGGCCTCCTGCAGCAGGGGGGCGAAGGCGGAGGCCCCCATGGAGGTGGTGAAGGCAGAGGTGATGGAGATGCTGACGCCGCCGCCCTCGGACGTGGGCTCGCCGTCCCACAGCAGCCCGCTTTCGCTCAGCGggggcagcagcaacagcagcagcgaCTCGGAGCCCGACAGCCCCCTCTGCAACCACGGCAAG GTGAAGCAGGAGCACCCACCACCCTCgcccagcagccagggcatGCTGGACCGCTCCCGCATGGCCCTCTGCACCTTTgtcttcctctgcctctccttcaACCCCCTGGCATCCCTCCTCCGGGGCTCTGGTGCCCCGGCCCCTGTGGGGAGCCCGGGCACCGCCGGCCCCGGCAGGAACATCATGGCTGAGTCTGGCACCGTGG AGGAGCCGTGGGGGTGGTCACAGTGGCTGTGGCCCACGCTGGCCTTCTGGGCGCTGAACGCGGCGCtggtgctgggggcggtggtGCGGCTCTTTGTCTGTGGGGAGCCTGTCACCCGCCCCCACTCCGAGCCCTCCATCCTCTTCTGGCGGCACCGTCGGCAGGCCGACCTTGACCTCGACCGG ggggacTTCGCCCAGGGAGCCCAGCATCTTCGGAcggcactgggagcactgggacgGCCACTGCCCGCCTCCCACGGGGACCTGgcctgcagcctgctctggagCCTGCTGCGGCACCTGCTCCAGCGCCTCTGGGTGGGCCGCTGGCTGGCCGCCCGCGCCGGGGGGCTGCGTCCCGATCCTCCGCCACCGGCCCACGTCCGTCAGAGCGCCCGCGACGCCGCCATGGCCTACCACCGCCTGCACCAGCTCCACCTCGCCG GGAAGCAGGCTGGGGGGCACCTGCTGGCCATCAACCTGGCGCTGAGCGCCGTCAACCTGGCCGAGTGCGCCGGTGACGCCATCTCCGTGGCCGCCCTGGCCGAGATCTACGTGGCGGCTGCCCTGCGGGTCAAGGCCAGCCTGCACCGCTGCTTTCACTTCTTGGCT CGCCCCTTCCTCTGCAGTGCCCGGCGCGTAGCCCTGTCCCACGGTGGGGCCGTGCCCCCCGCCATGCAGTGGCTTTGCCACCCCTTGGGCCACCGCTTCTTCGTCGATGGGGACTGGGCTGTCAAGGGTGTCCCGAGGGAGACCATCTACAGCTCTGCCGGCAACCCAG TGGACCCGATGGCGCAGGTGACCCAGCTCTTCCGCGAGCACCTCCTGGAGAAGGCGCTGTGCTGCGTGACCATGCCCGagcccggccgccccgccgcccagGGAGAGGG GCGCTTCTCTGATGCTCTCGAGTACCTCCAGCTGCTCAACGGCTGCTCTGATGCCAGCGGCACGCCTGGACCCGCACCGTCCATCAGCTCCAGCTTGGCAGCCGTCACAG GCACCGACCCCGTGTCCAAGTGGTGGGCGTCCATCATTGGCACAGTTATTcactggctgcagggagacGAGGAGGGGGCCGAGCGCCTCTACCCGCTGGTGGAGACCATGCCCCGGGCGCTGCAGAGCTCTGA GAAGCCCCTGCCCCGCACTGCCCTGCACTGCTTCAGGGCTGTCCGGGCTATGCTGAGCAAGCAGGACGGGAGCCAGGCCAGCCTGAGCCACTGCGAGAAGGCCAGCAGCTTCCTGCGGGAGAGCCTGGAGCTCGGCAGCCCCCCCAAAGGCACCATCGACAAG GCggtccagctcctgctgtgcgACCTGCTCCTCGTCACCCGCACCAACCTGTGGCAACAGCAGATGAGTGTCAGCCAGCAGCGCAGCTGCCTCTACCAGGCGTCCGCCCTCGAGCTCCGGGGCTTCCAGCAGGACCTCAGCAGCCTGCGGCGCCTGGCCCAGACCCTCCGCCCCGCCATGCGCCGG GTGTTCCTGCATGAAGCCACCGCCAGGCTCATGGCTCGGGCCAGCCCCACGCGCACCCACCAGCTGCTGGACCGCAGCCTGCGGAGGAGAGGGGTGCAGGGCAGCAAAACAG CCGGTGAGCCGGAGAGCCACCCCACGCCGCGGGAGCACGCCGAGGCCCTGCTGCTGGCTTGCTGCTACCTCCCACCCAGCTTCCTCTCGGGGCCGGGCCAGCGCGTGGGCATGCTGGCCGAGGCCGCCCGCACCTTGGAGAAGCTGGGAGACAAACGGACGCTGCACGACTGCCAGCAGATGATCATCAAGCTGGGCAGCGGCACCACCGTCACATCGGGctag
- the SREBF1 gene encoding sterol regulatory element-binding protein 1 isoform X1, whose translation MALKYPGASSRPGMRLSGGRSQLPVTPPAPAGMECAFEDVLQLINTPDNDFSGLFDSPFSAPDSAMPLGLPPTPGTLSTYMGPSEPPSATPTGSVYPGPPGMAAFSPQPPAPLLPAPTPGVKEEPVAMTSSQPQPGVMLAPSFVPTSPGQFSPQPLVGYQNQHSFSAVQPGGAEQALPSPLPVPQPSQPVALPGPVQNVAPQQLLAPATPTTQPVSPQIQPVPVLLQPHFIKADSLLLTAVKTDASSAKTSSIASLATSTSGSATPLQVPALVSGGTILATVPLVVDADKLPINRLAPCGKPALVQSRGEKRTAHNAIEKRYRSSINDKIVELKDLVVGTEAKLNKSAILRKAIEYIRFLQQNNQKLKQENLALKMAMQKNQSLKDLVASCSRGAKAEAPMEVVKAEVMEMLTPPPSDVGSPSHSSPLSLSGGSSNSSSDSEPDSPLCNHGKVKQEHPPPSPSSQGMLDRSRMALCTFVFLCLSFNPLASLLRGSGAPAPVGSPGTAGPGRNIMAESGTVEEPWGWSQWLWPTLAFWALNAALVLGAVVRLFVCGEPVTRPHSEPSILFWRHRRQADLDLDRGDFAQGAQHLRTALGALGRPLPASHGDLACSLLWSLLRHLLQRLWVGRWLAARAGGLRPDPPPPAHVRQSARDAAMAYHRLHQLHLAGKQAGGHLLAINLALSAVNLAECAGDAISVAALAEIYVAAALRVKASLHRCFHFLARPFLCSARRVALSHGGAVPPAMQWLCHPLGHRFFVDGDWAVKGVPRETIYSSAGNPVDPMAQVTQLFREHLLEKALCCVTMPEPGRPAAQGEGRFSDALEYLQLLNGCSDASGTPGPAPSISSSLAAVTGEAGICVFPPGHFVWRATRLVGTWLLCPSRPTGTDPVSKWWASIIGTVIHWLQGDEEGAERLYPLVETMPRALQSSEKPLPRTALHCFRAVRAMLSKQDGSQASLSHCEKASSFLRESLELGSPPKGTIDKAVQLLLCDLLLVTRTNLWQQQMSVSQQRSCLYQASALELRGFQQDLSSLRRLAQTLRPAMRRVFLHEATARLMARASPTRTHQLLDRSLRRRGVQGSKTAGEPESHPTPREHAEALLLACCYLPPSFLSGPGQRVGMLAEAARTLEKLGDKRTLHDCQQMIIKLGSGTTVTSG comes from the exons ATGGCTTTAAAATATCCCGGTGCCTCATCACGGCCCGGCATGAGGCTGAGCGGGGGCCGCAGCCAGCTACCAGTGACCCCACCTGCACCTGCCGGCATGGAGTGCGCCTTCGAAG ACGTGCTCCAGCTGATCAACACACCGGACAATGACTTCTCGGGGCTGTTTGACTCACCGTTCAGTGCCCCCGACAGCGCCATGCCCCTGGgactcccccccaccccaggcaccCTCAGCACCTACATGGGGCCCAGCGAGCCTCCCTCTGCCACCCCCACCGGCAGCGTCTACCCTGGACCCCCTGGGATGGCAGCCttctccccgcagcccccagccccgctcctgccAGCGCCGACCCCGGGTGTCAAGGAGGAGCCGGTGGCCATGAccagcagccagccccagcctggcgTGATGCTGGCCCCCAGCTTCGTCCCCACATCCCCCGGccagttcagcccccagcccttGGTGGGCtaccagaaccagcacagcttctccg CTGTGCAGCCTGGGGGTGCGGAGCaggccctgcccagccccctgcccgtCCCACAGCCGAGCCAACCTGTGGCACTGCCTGGCCCCGTGCAGAACGTGGcaccccagcagctcctggccccCGCCACACCCACCACCCAGCCCGTCTCACCTCAGATCCAGCCGGTGCCG gtcctgctgcagccccattTCATCAAGGCTGACTCCCTGCTGCTGACGGCCGTCAAGACGGATGCCAGCAGCGCCAAGACGTCCAGCATCGCCTCCCTGGCCACCAGCACCAGTGGCTCTGCCACCCCGCTGCAGGTGCCA GCTCTGGTGAGCGGAGGGACCATCCTGGCCACGGTGCCGCTGGTGGTGGATGCCGACAAGCTGCCCATCAACCGGCTGGCACCCTGCGGGAAGCCGGCACTGGTGCAGAGCCGGGGGGAGAAGCGCACAGCGCACAATGCCATCGAGAAACGCTACCGCTCCTCCATCAACGACAAGATCGTGGAGCTCAAGGACCTGGTGGTGGGCACCGAGGCCAAG CTCAACAAGTCAGCGATCCTGAGGAAGGCAATCGAGTACATCCGCTTCCTGCAGCAGAACAACCAGAAGCTGAAGCAGGAGAACCTTGCCCTGAAGATGGCCATGCAGAAAAACC AGTCCCTGAAGGACCTGGTGGCCTCCTGCAGCAGGGGGGCGAAGGCGGAGGCCCCCATGGAGGTGGTGAAGGCAGAGGTGATGGAGATGCTGACGCCGCCGCCCTCGGACGTGGGCTCGCCGTCCCACAGCAGCCCGCTTTCGCTCAGCGggggcagcagcaacagcagcagcgaCTCGGAGCCCGACAGCCCCCTCTGCAACCACGGCAAG GTGAAGCAGGAGCACCCACCACCCTCgcccagcagccagggcatGCTGGACCGCTCCCGCATGGCCCTCTGCACCTTTgtcttcctctgcctctccttcaACCCCCTGGCATCCCTCCTCCGGGGCTCTGGTGCCCCGGCCCCTGTGGGGAGCCCGGGCACCGCCGGCCCCGGCAGGAACATCATGGCTGAGTCTGGCACCGTGG AGGAGCCGTGGGGGTGGTCACAGTGGCTGTGGCCCACGCTGGCCTTCTGGGCGCTGAACGCGGCGCtggtgctgggggcggtggtGCGGCTCTTTGTCTGTGGGGAGCCTGTCACCCGCCCCCACTCCGAGCCCTCCATCCTCTTCTGGCGGCACCGTCGGCAGGCCGACCTTGACCTCGACCGG ggggacTTCGCCCAGGGAGCCCAGCATCTTCGGAcggcactgggagcactgggacgGCCACTGCCCGCCTCCCACGGGGACCTGgcctgcagcctgctctggagCCTGCTGCGGCACCTGCTCCAGCGCCTCTGGGTGGGCCGCTGGCTGGCCGCCCGCGCCGGGGGGCTGCGTCCCGATCCTCCGCCACCGGCCCACGTCCGTCAGAGCGCCCGCGACGCCGCCATGGCCTACCACCGCCTGCACCAGCTCCACCTCGCCG GGAAGCAGGCTGGGGGGCACCTGCTGGCCATCAACCTGGCGCTGAGCGCCGTCAACCTGGCCGAGTGCGCCGGTGACGCCATCTCCGTGGCCGCCCTGGCCGAGATCTACGTGGCGGCTGCCCTGCGGGTCAAGGCCAGCCTGCACCGCTGCTTTCACTTCTTGGCT CGCCCCTTCCTCTGCAGTGCCCGGCGCGTAGCCCTGTCCCACGGTGGGGCCGTGCCCCCCGCCATGCAGTGGCTTTGCCACCCCTTGGGCCACCGCTTCTTCGTCGATGGGGACTGGGCTGTCAAGGGTGTCCCGAGGGAGACCATCTACAGCTCTGCCGGCAACCCAG TGGACCCGATGGCGCAGGTGACCCAGCTCTTCCGCGAGCACCTCCTGGAGAAGGCGCTGTGCTGCGTGACCATGCCCGagcccggccgccccgccgcccagGGAGAGGG GCGCTTCTCTGATGCTCTCGAGTACCTCCAGCTGCTCAACGGCTGCTCTGATGCCAGCGGCACGCCTGGACCCGCACCGTCCATCAGCTCCAGCTTGGCAGCCGTCACAGGTGAGGCCGGCATCTGTGTGTTCCCCCCGGGACACTTTGTGTGGAGGGCCACAAGACTGGTGGGCACCTGGCTCCTGTGTCCCTCCCGCCCCACAGGCACCGACCCCGTGTCCAAGTGGTGGGCGTCCATCATTGGCACAGTTATTcactggctgcagggagacGAGGAGGGGGCCGAGCGCCTCTACCCGCTGGTGGAGACCATGCCCCGGGCGCTGCAGAGCTCTGA GAAGCCCCTGCCCCGCACTGCCCTGCACTGCTTCAGGGCTGTCCGGGCTATGCTGAGCAAGCAGGACGGGAGCCAGGCCAGCCTGAGCCACTGCGAGAAGGCCAGCAGCTTCCTGCGGGAGAGCCTGGAGCTCGGCAGCCCCCCCAAAGGCACCATCGACAAG GCggtccagctcctgctgtgcgACCTGCTCCTCGTCACCCGCACCAACCTGTGGCAACAGCAGATGAGTGTCAGCCAGCAGCGCAGCTGCCTCTACCAGGCGTCCGCCCTCGAGCTCCGGGGCTTCCAGCAGGACCTCAGCAGCCTGCGGCGCCTGGCCCAGACCCTCCGCCCCGCCATGCGCCGG GTGTTCCTGCATGAAGCCACCGCCAGGCTCATGGCTCGGGCCAGCCCCACGCGCACCCACCAGCTGCTGGACCGCAGCCTGCGGAGGAGAGGGGTGCAGGGCAGCAAAACAG CCGGTGAGCCGGAGAGCCACCCCACGCCGCGGGAGCACGCCGAGGCCCTGCTGCTGGCTTGCTGCTACCTCCCACCCAGCTTCCTCTCGGGGCCGGGCCAGCGCGTGGGCATGCTGGCCGAGGCCGCCCGCACCTTGGAGAAGCTGGGAGACAAACGGACGCTGCACGACTGCCAGCAGATGATCATCAAGCTGGGCAGCGGCACCACCGTCACATCGGGctag